In Spirosoma aureum, a single genomic region encodes these proteins:
- a CDS encoding M1 family metallopeptidase, protein MIQLRFKICFLFLILTTVSNAQLPGNAARYTQPGVDVQHYAFSLTLSDSTNQIKGETTIRFTRADDRQTVWFDLIGGKSDSLQTGMKVSDVHLSDGKAAPFSQRNDRVFINLPPAQTGQSTELVIRYAGTPARGLIISQNKFGERTFFGDNWPNNARNYLPVIDHPSDKATCAFTVNAPAVYRIIANGKFLGESALPNGRKLTRWQENTPIPTKVMVIGAARFAVEEVGSVSNVPVQSWLYPKDSQKGFVDYRPAKEILQYFIEKIGPYSYEKLANVESTTIFGGMENASCIFYNEKVIVGHKDSDVEALLAHEIAHQWFGNSATEADWSQLWLSEGFATYFSALYLEHAYGKDTLNAVLNQNKGQILRYTALKPKGTIVDSTTTNLMDLLNPNSYQKGGWVLHMLRHELGDDIFWKGIRAYYEKFRNANAHSSDFQAVMESVSGKKLGTFFQQWLYQPGYPELVWNSNYDATKKTLVIDVRQAQRSGALFTIPLSFSIRDGNGREISRIVRLTMTESTQTFTVPLVVKPASVVIDPDNTVLMRAVQMGK, encoded by the coding sequence ATGATTCAACTGCGTTTTAAAATCTGTTTTCTTTTCCTGATACTAACAACTGTCTCGAATGCCCAGTTGCCGGGTAACGCTGCCCGTTACACCCAACCAGGCGTCGATGTTCAGCATTACGCATTCTCACTTACACTCAGCGATTCAACCAACCAGATTAAAGGAGAAACTACTATTCGTTTCACTCGTGCCGACGACCGGCAAACGGTCTGGTTCGATCTGATTGGTGGCAAAAGCGACTCCCTACAGACTGGCATGAAGGTCAGTGATGTCCATTTATCGGATGGGAAAGCAGCCCCCTTCAGCCAGCGTAATGATCGGGTATTTATTAATCTTCCACCTGCACAGACCGGACAGTCGACAGAACTGGTCATCCGCTACGCGGGTACGCCCGCCCGTGGCTTGATCATCAGTCAGAATAAGTTTGGCGAACGTACCTTTTTCGGTGATAACTGGCCCAACAACGCCCGCAACTACCTGCCCGTGATTGATCATCCGTCTGATAAAGCGACCTGCGCCTTTACGGTCAATGCTCCGGCCGTCTATCGTATCATTGCGAACGGTAAGTTTCTGGGTGAAAGTGCCTTACCCAATGGCCGAAAACTGACACGCTGGCAGGAAAATACGCCCATCCCCACGAAAGTAATGGTGATTGGGGCCGCCCGGTTTGCCGTTGAAGAGGTCGGCTCAGTAAGTAACGTGCCGGTTCAGAGCTGGCTCTATCCGAAAGACAGTCAGAAGGGATTTGTTGACTACCGCCCTGCTAAAGAGATTCTTCAGTATTTCATTGAGAAGATTGGACCCTATTCGTACGAGAAACTGGCGAATGTTGAATCTACCACCATTTTCGGCGGTATGGAAAATGCCAGCTGTATTTTCTATAACGAAAAGGTCATTGTCGGCCATAAAGATTCGGATGTAGAAGCGCTGCTGGCCCATGAGATTGCACACCAGTGGTTCGGCAACTCGGCCACCGAAGCCGACTGGTCGCAGTTGTGGCTAAGCGAAGGATTTGCCACCTATTTTTCGGCGCTCTACCTCGAACATGCCTACGGAAAAGACACGCTCAACGCAGTGTTGAACCAGAATAAAGGACAGATTTTACGCTATACGGCCCTTAAGCCAAAAGGGACCATCGTCGACTCGACCACGACAAACCTGATGGATTTGCTGAACCCAAATTCCTATCAGAAAGGGGGTTGGGTGCTGCATATGCTTCGCCACGAACTCGGCGACGATATATTCTGGAAAGGTATCCGGGCTTATTATGAGAAATTCCGCAATGCCAACGCCCATTCAAGCGATTTTCAGGCGGTGATGGAAAGCGTGTCGGGCAAAAAACTGGGAACGTTTTTCCAGCAATGGCTCTATCAACCCGGCTACCCTGAACTGGTCTGGAATTCGAACTATGATGCAACTAAAAAGACGCTGGTCATCGACGTACGACAGGCACAACGTTCAGGTGCCCTCTTCACCATTCCGCTCTCTTTCAGCATCCGCGACGGTAATGGTCGTGAAATTTCCCGTATTGTCCGTCTAACCATGACCGAGTCTACACAGACCTTCACGGTTCCACTGGTAGTCAAACCCGCTTCGGTGGTCATCGACCCCGACAACACGGTATTGATGCGGGCTGTGCAAATGGGTAAGTAA
- a CDS encoding cystathionine beta-synthase, with amino-acid sequence MNYYNSIIDTIGNTPLVKLNKVTKGIRGTVLAKVEYFNPGNSVKDRIAVRMIEDAEAKGLLKPGGTIIEGTSGNTGMGLALAAIGKGYKCIFTMADKQSQEKIDILRAVGAEVVVCPTNVAPDDPRSYYSVAKKLNRDIPNSLYPNQYDNLANTAAHYETTGPELWRDTNGQITHFAAGVGTGGTICGTSKFLKEQNPDVVSIGLDTYGSVFKKYKETGLFDEGEIYPYLTEGIGEDILPQNVDFSLIDHFVKVTDKDAAIMARRLAREEGLFVGWSCGTAVHGALEWAKENLTDNDVLVILLPDHGTRYLAKIYNDSWMKDHGFLEDRAFKTARDIIHNKNGRIDGSAPQLTTIGSGVSVGQAIHVLNRHSISQIPVTDEAGHIIGSLTDSTILTKLIEDPAVKDKPVSQVMDKPFKFVGLDNTIDSLSSLIDRDNKALLVRDEREQVHIITQADLLAAMTN; translated from the coding sequence ATGAACTACTATAACTCCATCATCGATACCATCGGAAACACCCCCCTGGTAAAACTCAATAAAGTCACGAAAGGCATCCGGGGAACGGTTCTGGCTAAAGTCGAGTATTTCAATCCGGGCAACTCTGTTAAAGATCGAATCGCCGTTCGCATGATTGAAGATGCGGAAGCAAAGGGGCTTCTGAAACCCGGCGGAACCATCATCGAAGGCACGAGTGGCAACACGGGAATGGGTCTTGCACTGGCGGCCATCGGCAAAGGTTATAAGTGCATTTTTACAATGGCCGACAAGCAGTCGCAGGAGAAGATCGACATTCTGCGGGCGGTTGGTGCCGAGGTCGTCGTGTGCCCAACCAACGTTGCGCCCGACGATCCACGTTCGTATTACTCCGTCGCGAAGAAGCTTAACCGTGATATTCCGAACTCGCTGTATCCGAACCAATATGACAACCTCGCCAACACAGCTGCCCATTACGAAACAACCGGCCCTGAACTCTGGCGCGATACCAATGGCCAGATCACTCATTTTGCAGCTGGCGTCGGCACAGGCGGAACGATCTGCGGCACCTCGAAATTCCTGAAGGAACAAAATCCGGACGTTGTTTCGATTGGGCTGGACACGTATGGTTCTGTATTCAAGAAATACAAAGAAACGGGTCTGTTCGACGAGGGCGAAATTTATCCATACCTGACCGAAGGTATTGGTGAAGACATTCTGCCGCAAAACGTCGATTTCAGCCTGATTGATCATTTCGTGAAAGTTACTGATAAAGACGCGGCCATAATGGCCCGGCGGCTGGCTCGCGAAGAAGGTTTATTTGTGGGCTGGTCGTGCGGCACAGCCGTACATGGTGCGCTGGAATGGGCTAAAGAGAACCTTACCGACAACGACGTGCTAGTGATCTTACTGCCCGATCATGGTACACGCTATCTGGCCAAGATTTACAATGATAGCTGGATGAAGGATCACGGTTTTCTGGAAGATCGGGCATTTAAAACCGCGCGCGATATTATTCACAACAAAAACGGCCGGATCGACGGATCAGCGCCACAGCTAACGACCATTGGATCAGGCGTTTCGGTAGGGCAGGCCATTCATGTATTGAATCGGCATAGCATTTCGCAGATCCCGGTTACCGATGAAGCAGGACACATTATCGGTAGCCTTACGGATTCTACGATTCTTACCAAGCTCATCGAAGACCCAGCGGTGAAGGATAAACCAGTAAGTCAGGTAATGGATAAACCGTTTAAGTTCGTTGGCCTGGACAACACCATCGACTCCCTGTCGTCGCTGATTGACCGCGACAACAAAGCCCTGCTCGTCCGCGACGAAAGAGAACAGGTACATATCATCACTCAGGCTGATCTTTTAGCCGCCATGACAAACTGA
- a CDS encoding PDDEXK family nuclease: protein MATEAATQALEVAQQIPSYLIYETLNGRPLYRKGYKEVLAKRKTPGEIMGCSDLQAIIVSTLHLYLGNHINRKAYWVVTNEPGLHLKLGDNLSNDIALYEKEKVTVKGKFFDVAPRVVVEVDIKVDLEAFPAMEQDYIYAKTQAMLNFGTERVIWITTQSRKIFVATQGENWLTLNWEATVPVLDTVTLNVAALLTEEGVL from the coding sequence ATGGCAACAGAAGCAGCAACTCAGGCGCTTGAAGTCGCCCAGCAAATACCTTCCTACCTGATTTACGAAACACTCAACGGGCGTCCTTTATACAGAAAGGGCTATAAGGAGGTATTAGCTAAACGGAAAACTCCCGGTGAAATCATGGGTTGCAGCGACCTACAGGCAATTATTGTCTCTACATTACATTTGTATCTGGGTAATCATATTAACCGAAAAGCGTATTGGGTAGTCACCAATGAGCCTGGCCTTCACCTCAAGCTAGGCGACAATCTGTCGAATGACATTGCGCTCTACGAAAAAGAAAAAGTAACCGTCAAAGGGAAGTTCTTCGACGTTGCGCCCAGAGTTGTTGTCGAAGTCGATATCAAAGTAGACCTCGAAGCATTCCCGGCAATGGAGCAGGATTATATCTACGCCAAAACCCAGGCCATGCTCAACTTCGGAACAGAACGTGTTATCTGGATTACGACCCAATCCCGAAAAATATTCGTGGCTACTCAGGGAGAAAACTGGCTGACCCTCAACTGGGAGGCTACAGTTCCAGTACTTGATACGGTAACACTGAACGTAGCCGCCCTCCTCACCGAAGAAGGCGTCCTATAG
- the rsgA gene encoding ribosome small subunit-dependent GTPase A, with the protein MKQGLIIRSTGSWYDIRDEDGHIFQGRLKGKFKIKGLKVTNPIAVGDRVTFDIEDEAENTAVITDISPRENYIIRQSVHKTAHGHILAANLDQAVLLATLTLPRTSLGFIDRFLVSAESFRIPTAVVFNKTDILNDEGLAYQQEIMDMYESIGYQCLATSATEGEGVDAFRELLNQKVTLLSGHSGVGKSSLVNAIAPDLNLRTNEVSTFANKGVHTTTFAEMFELAPETYIIDTPGIKELGLMDTAKEEISHYFPEMRNRLNQCRFHNCLHVNEPGCAIKEAVAEGEIAESRYMSYLSMVEGGDNRR; encoded by the coding sequence TTGAAACAAGGATTAATCATACGCTCTACGGGTTCCTGGTACGATATTCGCGACGAGGATGGCCATATTTTTCAGGGACGGCTAAAGGGCAAGTTCAAGATCAAAGGCCTGAAAGTTACGAACCCAATTGCCGTGGGCGATCGGGTAACGTTCGATATTGAGGATGAAGCCGAAAACACGGCGGTTATCACAGATATTTCGCCCCGCGAAAATTACATCATCCGCCAGTCGGTTCATAAAACGGCGCATGGGCATATTCTGGCTGCGAACCTCGACCAGGCAGTGTTGCTGGCAACGCTTACATTGCCCCGGACCTCACTTGGTTTTATTGATCGGTTTCTGGTGTCGGCCGAATCGTTTCGAATCCCGACCGCTGTCGTTTTCAACAAAACCGATATTCTGAATGACGAAGGACTGGCCTATCAGCAGGAAATCATGGATATGTATGAAAGCATCGGTTACCAATGTCTGGCTACGTCGGCAACGGAGGGCGAAGGTGTGGATGCATTCCGGGAGTTGCTTAACCAAAAAGTGACCTTACTATCCGGGCATTCGGGTGTTGGTAAATCCTCGCTCGTAAACGCTATTGCACCCGATCTGAACCTGCGAACGAATGAGGTTTCTACCTTTGCCAATAAAGGTGTTCATACCACAACGTTCGCTGAAATGTTTGAACTGGCCCCCGAAACCTACATTATCGATACGCCGGGCATCAAGGAGCTGGGTTTAATGGATACCGCAAAGGAAGAAATCAGCCATTATTTCCCGGAGATGCGCAATCGCCTGAATCAATGCCGTTTTCACAATTGTCTGCACGTCAATGAACCCGGTTGCGCCATCAAGGAAGCCGTTGCTGAAGGTGAGATCGCAGAAAGCCGGTATATGAGTTACCTCAGTATGGTGGAGGGAGGAGATAACCGTCGGTAA
- a CDS encoding 3-deoxy-D-manno-octulosonic acid transferase: MFAGFYNTGIFVYQNLLRLVAPFNPKARQWVDGRRNWISNLTAKLAGNNSPIAWFHAASLGEFEQGRPVIEAFRTQYPGYKILLTFFSPSGYEVRKNYDGADFIMYLPVDSPANARSFVTIVKPQIAFFIKYEFWYNYLRELSAALVPVISFSAIFRPDQLFFKSYGGFYRTMLHYFDHILVQNQESLTLLKSISLTRVTLAGDTRFDRVAQVATAKKDIPVAKAFKNGMPVLVIGSAWPDDMKVLIPFLNQFDKPLKAIIAPHEIHDEEIEKWRTELNQPSVRFSQTQLSSFDQSTIPSFEVLFIDNVGMLSSLYQYGEFAYIGGAFKQGLHNILEAATFGMPIFFGPDYDKFQEAVDLVTEGAAFPITTAKELLELFTRQYVDSADTAQISRNYVQRNIGATAQVMQVVTHLMSERLNKQKPDY, encoded by the coding sequence TTGTTTGCTGGATTTTATAACACGGGCATTTTTGTTTATCAGAATTTACTGCGTCTAGTGGCTCCATTTAACCCTAAAGCCCGGCAATGGGTCGATGGTCGACGCAACTGGATCAGTAACCTGACTGCAAAACTTGCGGGTAACAACAGCCCAATTGCCTGGTTTCATGCGGCTTCACTAGGTGAATTTGAACAGGGACGTCCGGTAATCGAAGCATTTCGAACTCAATACCCTGGCTATAAAATTCTGCTAACTTTTTTTTCGCCTTCGGGCTATGAAGTACGAAAAAACTACGATGGGGCTGACTTTATCATGTACCTGCCGGTCGATTCGCCCGCAAATGCGCGATCATTCGTAACCATTGTAAAGCCACAGATTGCCTTTTTCATCAAATATGAATTCTGGTACAACTACCTCCGTGAATTAAGCGCTGCACTGGTGCCGGTGATTTCGTTCTCCGCAATCTTTCGTCCGGATCAGCTTTTTTTTAAATCATATGGCGGCTTTTATCGGACTATGCTCCATTATTTCGATCACATTCTGGTGCAGAACCAGGAATCGCTGACGTTGCTCAAGAGCATAAGTCTAACGCGCGTAACCCTGGCGGGCGATACGCGCTTTGATCGGGTGGCGCAGGTAGCAACTGCTAAGAAAGATATTCCAGTTGCCAAAGCATTTAAAAATGGTATGCCTGTGCTGGTCATAGGTAGCGCCTGGCCGGACGATATGAAGGTACTGATCCCATTCCTGAACCAGTTTGACAAACCGCTGAAAGCGATTATCGCTCCGCACGAAATCCACGACGAAGAGATTGAAAAATGGCGTACCGAGCTAAACCAACCCTCAGTACGGTTCTCCCAAACTCAGTTGTCCTCGTTTGATCAATCGACGATTCCGTCATTCGAGGTTCTCTTTATCGATAACGTAGGTATGTTATCATCCCTTTATCAGTACGGTGAGTTTGCCTACATTGGCGGAGCATTTAAGCAAGGGCTTCACAATATTCTGGAAGCGGCTACCTTTGGCATGCCGATCTTTTTCGGTCCCGACTATGATAAGTTTCAGGAAGCCGTAGATTTGGTAACTGAAGGAGCTGCTTTTCCGATCACTACTGCCAAAGAGTTGCTTGAACTATTCACAAGACAGTATGTCGACTCCGCTGATACAGCCCAAATCAGCCGTAATTATGTGCAACGGAACATTGGCGCAACGGCGCAGGTTATGCAGGTTGTAACGCATTTAATGAGCGAAAGACTGAATAAGCAAAAGCCCGACTACTAA
- a CDS encoding phosphoribosylpyrophosphate synthetase — MQSYDTLTEALDGLRKQGFTLDYNLKSDRLHCQQDDIELHPADFDIVDVYRFEGMTDPDDSSVVYAIESKSGQRGTLIDAYGPYSEAISPDMAEKLRYTPKE; from the coding sequence ATGCAATCTTACGATACGCTCACCGAAGCCCTCGATGGCCTCCGCAAACAGGGCTTTACTTTAGACTATAACCTGAAAAGCGACCGGCTCCATTGCCAGCAGGACGACATTGAACTGCATCCGGCTGATTTCGACATTGTAGACGTGTATCGTTTCGAAGGCATGACTGACCCCGACGATTCGTCGGTTGTTTATGCGATCGAGTCTAAGTCTGGTCAACGTGGTACCCTAATTGATGCTTATGGACCTTATTCAGAGGCTATCTCGCCTGATATGGCGGAGAAACTACGTTACACGCCCAAAGAATGA
- the ytxJ gene encoding bacillithiol system redox-active protein YtxJ: MNWNKITSDAQLDEIKQESAKQPVLIFKHSTSCSISAMALSRMERNWSDQLGVKPYYLDLLANRPISNKIENVFGVEHESPQVLLIRNGECIYDASHMAISFAGLQQAV; this comes from the coding sequence ATGAACTGGAACAAAATAACGAGTGACGCTCAACTCGACGAAATCAAACAGGAGTCGGCGAAGCAACCAGTGCTGATTTTCAAACACAGCACAAGTTGCTCTATCAGTGCCATGGCCTTAAGCCGTATGGAACGTAACTGGAGCGACCAACTGGGTGTAAAACCTTATTATCTCGACCTACTGGCTAATCGGCCAATCTCCAATAAAATTGAGAATGTATTTGGCGTAGAACACGAATCACCACAGGTATTGCTGATTCGTAACGGCGAATGTATCTATGATGCCTCGCACATGGCCATTTCGTTTGCGGGTTTGCAGCAGGCGGTATAA
- the folB gene encoding dihydroneopterin aldolase: MGTIALEGLEFFSYHGFYDEEQKIGNKYSVDIVVTADFSEAARRDRLSATVNYEDLYRITANVMQQPARLLEHIAHRIIQEIRIKYTDLLSVEVSVSKFNPPIGGVCHRAKITLKE, encoded by the coding sequence ATGGGAACAATTGCTTTAGAAGGACTTGAGTTTTTCTCCTATCACGGCTTTTACGACGAGGAGCAGAAAATAGGAAATAAGTATTCAGTAGACATTGTAGTGACAGCGGACTTTTCGGAAGCCGCCCGACGCGATCGTCTGAGTGCAACTGTCAATTACGAAGATTTATATCGGATTACGGCCAATGTAATGCAGCAGCCCGCCCGATTACTCGAACACATTGCCCACCGAATTATTCAGGAAATACGAATCAAGTATACTGATTTGCTGTCGGTTGAGGTAAGCGTCTCCAAGTTTAATCCGCCTATTGGTGGCGTTTGCCATCGGGCCAAGATCACCTTAAAGGAATAA
- a CDS encoding DivIVA domain-containing protein, translating into MKITPIEIRQHTFERGLRGYKTDDVDAFLVSLSQEWERVTGEYKMLKMQLEIAEKELGKLKEVEMTLFRTLKTAEDTSTQITDQANKAADQFLVEARQKADDMLAEARKKSSLMVQDAENQARFLKDNILNDLKTLEHDFKALESYKENLATQIRSLASNAVDSVDRFEKKFSKQDLKGKIDEVTTQIQEELKEAAEKNKPEETPVDTTSESTDDPVAALPPLTERETSVPEAIPIDDQVVDKLDEAIQQETQSESTHNEKPVAEAVIKETAPESVLAEVNTDEPSAAAEGNNDPQAKKSGSFFDQI; encoded by the coding sequence ATGAAAATTACGCCTATTGAAATCCGGCAGCACACATTTGAACGGGGGCTGCGTGGTTATAAAACCGATGATGTTGACGCATTTCTGGTTTCACTTTCTCAGGAATGGGAGCGCGTTACCGGTGAATATAAAATGCTCAAAATGCAACTTGAGATTGCCGAAAAAGAATTAGGTAAGCTGAAAGAAGTTGAAATGACGCTGTTCCGGACGCTTAAAACCGCCGAGGATACCAGCACACAGATTACCGATCAGGCAAATAAGGCTGCCGATCAGTTTCTGGTTGAAGCCAGGCAGAAGGCCGATGATATGCTGGCTGAAGCCCGTAAAAAGTCATCGTTGATGGTGCAGGATGCCGAAAATCAGGCCCGTTTCCTGAAAGACAACATCCTGAACGATTTGAAGACGCTCGAACACGATTTCAAAGCGCTGGAGAGCTACAAAGAAAACTTAGCTACCCAGATTCGTTCACTCGCCAGTAATGCCGTAGATAGTGTAGATCGCTTCGAGAAGAAGTTTTCCAAGCAGGATCTGAAGGGCAAAATTGATGAAGTTACGACGCAGATACAGGAAGAATTGAAAGAGGCTGCTGAAAAAAATAAGCCTGAAGAAACACCGGTTGACACAACATCAGAATCAACCGATGACCCTGTTGCTGCATTGCCTCCACTGACTGAACGCGAAACATCGGTACCCGAAGCAATTCCGATCGATGATCAGGTTGTAGATAAACTCGATGAAGCCATTCAACAGGAAACCCAGTCGGAGAGTACTCATAATGAAAAGCCCGTTGCTGAAGCTGTTATTAAAGAAACGGCTCCCGAATCGGTACTCGCCGAAGTGAACACGGACGAACCATCCGCTGCGGCCGAAGGTAACAATGACCCGCAGGCTAAGAAAAGTGGTTCGTTTTTTGACCAGATTTAA
- a CDS encoding WD40 repeat domain-containing protein encodes MIIEKIDTFGGHRDCVYALERGPQPNQVFSSGADGLVVRWQLDRPDLGELVAKVPASVYALALHPTTGLLWVGQNYEGLHLIDPVQKVEVSSLKLTSAAIFDIKFYKNDVIIALSDGVVVVVDSESLAIKKHLKASDQSARCLSVNPVEREVAVGYSDHGVRIFDLATYDLKRIIPAHTNSVFTVLYSPDFRFLLTAGRDAHLKVWDVEHEYALQQEVVAHMFAINHLTYNPTGTLFATASMDKSIKIWDAETYRLLKVVDRARHAGHGTSVNKLLWTDYHNQLLSASDDRTISVWKVA; translated from the coding sequence GTGATTATTGAAAAAATAGATACGTTTGGCGGCCATCGCGACTGTGTATACGCACTGGAGCGAGGCCCGCAACCCAATCAGGTCTTTTCATCGGGCGCTGATGGGTTGGTTGTTCGCTGGCAGCTCGACCGGCCTGATCTGGGTGAACTGGTGGCAAAAGTACCTGCCTCGGTCTATGCATTAGCTCTTCACCCAACGACTGGTTTATTGTGGGTTGGGCAGAACTACGAGGGGCTGCATCTGATTGACCCGGTTCAGAAAGTAGAAGTTAGCTCGTTGAAACTGACTTCTGCTGCCATTTTCGATATCAAATTCTATAAAAACGACGTGATTATAGCGCTCTCCGATGGCGTGGTCGTTGTGGTCGATAGCGAATCGCTGGCAATCAAAAAGCACCTGAAAGCATCCGATCAGTCGGCGCGGTGCCTGTCCGTCAATCCCGTTGAGCGCGAGGTCGCTGTTGGATATAGTGATCATGGCGTACGCATTTTCGATCTGGCCACATACGATCTCAAACGAATCATTCCCGCGCATACAAACTCGGTCTTTACCGTACTGTATTCGCCGGATTTTCGTTTTCTACTCACGGCCGGACGTGATGCGCATCTGAAAGTATGGGACGTTGAACATGAGTATGCCCTGCAACAAGAGGTCGTAGCGCATATGTTTGCGATCAATCACCTTACCTACAATCCGACTGGTACGTTGTTTGCTACAGCCAGTATGGATAAATCAATCAAAATCTGGGATGCTGAAACCTACAGGTTACTGAAAGTTGTGGATCGGGCCCGTCATGCCGGGCATGGTACGTCAGTCAATAAATTATTGTGGACTGATTACCACAATCAATTGCTTTCGGCGAGCGATGACCGAACAATTTCTGTCTGGAAAGTAGCCTAA
- a CDS encoding 4'-phosphopantetheinyl transferase family protein translates to MTFQLAINSDCTAVLQPITEDEPTLRASLLLTTPEQDDLAGISHPAQRVEWLACRVAIRQLIEAQGLVYAGLHKDEFGKPHLIGTPWHVSLSHTAGWAAAVLHRTRPVGIDIEPIRDQFRRVVPRVLSEDEIIHAAGEPGRLAVYWCAKEALYKLYGKRQLTFRDHLFIEPFDDNAEHLIGHVRLPDHKAQLTIRCFQTGPGLLAVAY, encoded by the coding sequence GTGACATTTCAATTAGCTATCAATAGTGATTGTACGGCCGTACTTCAACCGATCACCGAAGACGAGCCAACGCTACGGGCAAGCCTTCTGCTGACAACGCCGGAGCAGGACGATTTAGCAGGTATCAGCCATCCGGCTCAACGGGTTGAGTGGCTGGCCTGCCGGGTCGCCATTCGGCAATTGATCGAAGCACAGGGCTTGGTCTATGCAGGTCTTCATAAAGACGAATTTGGGAAACCGCACCTGATCGGTACGCCCTGGCATGTTTCTCTGTCGCACACGGCCGGCTGGGCGGCTGCGGTGCTGCATCGAACACGCCCGGTTGGCATCGATATTGAACCAATCCGGGATCAGTTTCGGCGGGTGGTTCCGCGGGTATTGTCGGAAGATGAAATTATCCACGCAGCCGGTGAGCCAGGGCGCCTGGCCGTTTACTGGTGCGCGAAAGAAGCTTTGTATAAACTATACGGAAAACGCCAGCTTACCTTCCGCGATCATTTATTTATTGAACCATTCGATGATAATGCCGAACACCTCATCGGTCACGTACGCTTACCCGATCATAAAGCCCAGCTCACCATCCGCTGTTTTCAGACCGGCCCCGGTCTGCTGGCGGTAGCTTATTAA
- a CDS encoding transglutaminase-like domain-containing protein: protein MSDNELKALISLLDDEDMEVVEHVEQQIRQIGGQMIPLLETEWEGSFNPALQKRIEEIIHDLQYESVLERMRDWKNGGAMNLLEGLWIVATYQYPDLSLDKLKQDVEQLYYDVWIDIKADMHPDEQIRAMNNAFFTKLKFAPNTKHFHSPSNSMINQVLETRRGNPITLCVLYMLIAKRLNLPVYGVNLPNLFVLTYKNDSGVQFYINVFNRGLVFTKKDIDQYIDQLNLKRLDTFYQPCTNADIVRRVLRNLTLAFEKNGDTDRVREVEQILEMVKDDGDGLPLSDYTQR from the coding sequence ATGAGCGACAACGAATTAAAAGCTCTGATCTCATTGCTGGACGACGAGGACATGGAAGTAGTTGAGCATGTCGAACAGCAAATCCGGCAAATTGGCGGACAAATGATCCCACTTCTGGAAACCGAATGGGAAGGTAGTTTTAATCCGGCTCTACAGAAACGTATCGAAGAAATTATTCACGATTTGCAGTATGAATCCGTTCTGGAGCGCATGCGCGACTGGAAAAACGGGGGGGCTATGAACCTGTTGGAGGGCCTCTGGATCGTGGCTACCTATCAATATCCGGATCTGTCGCTCGACAAGTTAAAACAGGACGTTGAGCAGTTATACTACGACGTCTGGATTGACATTAAAGCGGATATGCATCCCGATGAGCAAATCCGGGCCATGAATAATGCCTTTTTTACAAAGCTGAAGTTTGCGCCCAATACGAAGCATTTCCACTCGCCATCTAACTCGATGATCAATCAGGTGCTGGAAACGCGCCGGGGTAATCCCATTACGCTTTGTGTGCTGTATATGCTGATAGCGAAACGGCTAAACCTGCCGGTTTATGGCGTTAACCTGCCCAATCTGTTTGTGCTGACCTATAAGAACGATAGCGGTGTCCAGTTCTACATCAATGTCTTTAATCGGGGCTTGGTCTTTACCAAGAAAGACATCGATCAGTACATTGACCAGTTGAACCTGAAACGGCTGGATACCTTCTATCAGCCCTGTACCAATGCCGACATTGTTCGTCGGGTACTGCGTAACTTAACCCTGGCATTCGAGAAAAACGGTGATACCGATCGGGTTCGGGAGGTCGAACAGATTCTTGAAATGGTTAAAGACGATGGCGACGGTCTGCCTCTATCGGATTATACGCAACGGTAA